The following is a genomic window from Paenibacillus thiaminolyticus.
AAAAATCGCTTCCGCCAGCATCGTAATTTCCGGCACCAGCACATTGAGCGGATCATCGGCCCGCGTAATGACCCCCAGATGAATCCGGTCGAAGGAGGCATACAGGCGGCCGTACTCCGCGATATCGCTGCTCACCTTCCGCAAGATGCGGTTGAGCTCAAGCAGGCCGCCCTCCTCCTCGTAGAACTGGCGGTGCACATCGCGGCGCAGCTTCTTGCGGCTGTCGCCGCCCCCGCTTCCGCCGATCGGAAGCACGAGCCGGGCGACTCTGCCGCCGGGGTCTGCGCCATGCCGCGCGGAAGCGGAGCCGCGGGCGGCCGGGCCAGCCGTGTCATCGCCGTAAGCTTCCACGCCTTGGTCACGGGACGCCGCGTGCACGTACATCACGCCGGCGCTGTTATCCCATTTCCGATCGTTAATCCGGATCATCGGCTCGATAGCGTCCCCCGCCTTGTCGCCGATGAAGAGGAACACCGTCGGATAATGAATGCTGCTCTGGTTATCGTCCCGGCCGGTGAGGCGATCCTCGTCGTGCGCATATTCGGTTGCGAACCTTTCTACCATGGTGTGCGTCATCATCTTATTTCAACTTTCTCCGAATGGCGTTCAGCTTGGTCGTCAATTGCTTGTAGAACTGGTACGTGTCCTCGCCGTTCGCCAGCTCGATTTTCTCGTATTCCAGCCGCTCGCGCGCCTCCAGGAATGCCGCGTACAGCTCATCCAGCTTCGCCAGCAGCGGCGCGACGTCCTCTGTCGCCGTCATCTCGGCGGCGCGGCGGGCCGATTTGCGCAGCAGCGTGCCGCGACTCTTCTCATCCAGGCCGCGGAAATGCTCGTATACTTCGTATTCGACATAATCCCGGCTCTTCATCAGATTGGCGAACGGCTCCCATGCTTCCTCTTCCTCGTCGCGGTCATACACATAGAGCGCGCCTTTTTTGCAGATCGTTCCGGTGTACAGCGCCTCGATGAATTGATCCTGCCACTTCTCCTCATCCTGATGCTGGCTAAGGATCTGCTCGAACTCGGCCATCTTCGCCTCGATCGCCTCATACTTGGCCAGTTCCTCACGAATGCGCGCAATCAGCTCCGGCGAGCGGATCAGATTGTCCTTCGCCAGATCCTCGTTCATGCTGCCGAAAATATCTTTGGTCTCGACCGGCTCCAGCCCCTCTTCCAGCAGCCGCTTCAGATCGAGGTAAGCGCGCTTCACTTCCCCGAGATTCGGCTTCGCGGCCTGAAGCTGCAGATCGTAGCCTTGCAGCATGTCCGCGAGGTTGAACGGCTTCGTGAAGACGACCGCATAGCGGTTGCTCGTGTTGTCGTCCATGCCCTTCTCGATGACGGTCTTGAACCGCGAGCCCCGTTCGAATTCGGCGCGGACGCGGGCGTTGTATTTCTGCACCCGTTCATTCTGGTACGTATCTCCCCATGATTGCTCCGGTATCGGCGAAGGAAGATAAGTCCAATTCGCTTTATCGGTCTGCACGAGATGGCGGCCGATCCCCTCCTTGTCGAGAATCGTGCGCTCGTAGCTTTCCTCATATACCTTGAGCGGCGTATAGACGAAGAGCGGCACCCCGTTATGCGTATTCAGCCAGAAGATGCGGTTCTTCACTTCGCTCTCCTTGACCGTGAAGTTCGACTTGCCGACCGCATTGTTCTGATAATTGCGGATCCCTTTGAGAATGCTCGGCGCCTGGACGGGCACCGACACGAAGCCCCAGCGCGGGAAATGAAGATTGCCCGAGCTGTTGCTCAGATGGAAGACCGGAACCGCCTCGTCATCCAGCTTGCTCGCGATCTGGCGCTCGACGAACTTGTCGATCGACTCGTCGTTGCCGAACTTCATGACGAGGAACTCCTCCATCGATTGCGTAATCAGATCGCCGAACTTGTCCGACAGGAAGTCTGAGATCGAACTAACGATATCGAGCTCCTGCTCCTTGATCCACTGGTTCGAGTGATTCAGCAGCTCCAGCGAGAAGTCGCGGATCAAGTCATCGACTTCCTTCTGATCCATAATGTTGCTGATGACTTTCGAGATGTCCGGCACGCTGACGATGTTCCAGTAATAGGTCCGGTTCCCTTTATGGTCGGCCTGCTCCTCGCCGTTGATCAGAATGTCGCCGTTCTTCTCGAAGATCGAGTTGAGCGCGTTCAATATTTCGGTAAATACGCTATAAATGCGGTTGTTCTCCTGGTTCAGCAGCTGGTACAGATCCTCGTAGAATTCGATCATCTGCTCCGTGCGCTCCACATCGGCATGCAGCCAATATTCATGGATTTTGGCTTCGATGTACATATTTTTCTTTTTGTCCTTGGAAATAAAGGCGCTCTTCGCATCGCCGAGGCGCTCATTCGCCTGCTCCTGCGCCGCCTCGATGTCGCGCGGAATATGATGCAGATTCTCGCGCAGCGTCTCGATGTAGGAGAGCAGCATTTTCAACAGACAGAAGCCCTTCTCCGTGTAGATGAGACGGGACACATAGAACGGCCCCTGCTCCGGATGGAGGAACATCCGCCGGATCTGATCGGTGAAGCTGCCGACGATCTCGCCGGGAAGCTGCTTCTTCGCCTTGATGTATTCCTCGCGCGCCCGCGCCAGGAACGTCTGCTCCAGCTCCGTATCCATATTGACGACTTGCATTTTGATGACATTGTTATAGCTCAGGCGCTCGCTGTTCTCGAAGCCCGGCAGCGGCTCCGGCACGCGCGATTCGAATGTCTTCACCATCGTGTCGAGATCGACGCCCAGCTTGCGGGCGAACTTCTCGACCTCCTCCTGGCTCGGCGCCTTCTGGAACATCTTCTCCATCTTCTGGAACAGACGGTACCCGAGATAGGTCGTCATCTCTTCGATTGGCAGGACGGCCGACGACGCGCCGATGATGTTGTATTCGTAATTGGCCGGATACGCCCGGTTCATCTGGGCGATATTCGTACGGATATTGCTGATATAGTCGTGAATCGCGAATTCCTCGCCGGACTGCTTCTCCTCGCTCGCCATGAAGTTGGTAATGTTCTCGGCCGTCACGTTCATGCAGTAGTCGTACGAGTTCTCCAGCAGCTTCCCTTCCGTGTTCGTCGCCGAGATCAGATGGCACAGATTGAACGGCGGCAGCGGAGAATTAACCGTCAGGATGTTGCCGTATTTCTGCCGGAAGCGCTCGCCGCGGCTGTCAACGTTCATCCAGTAATCAAGCTCCTTGAGCGCGGCGTAGCCGTTCTTCTTGATATATTCGCGCGTATGCTCGCTTAGGCTCTTGTTCGACAGGTTCACGTCCGGCGTGAACAGATAGCCGAGCGTATTGACGCGGTCGATGCCCGCCGAGCCGTAATCCCGCTCGATAATGCCCCGCACGATATAGGAAATATCCAGGAAGCAGCCGCTGCCGGTCCCGCCGGACAAGCCGGACAGGAGAAATACCATCAGCTTCTTGTTCGTGCCGACGGACAGCGTCTTAATCTTCTTGTCAATCGCCTGCACGACCTGATTGATTTTGGTGAACAGCAGCAGGCGGCCCGCCTGGCGCACGCCTGCGGCGCCGTTCATCCCGTCGGTGATGCTGAGCTCGGGGGACAGCCACTCGGTAATGTACGGCTCCAGGATGCTGCGGTTCTGCAGCA
Proteins encoded in this region:
- a CDS encoding tubulin-like doman-containing protein; translation: MKPIVREHIQQLDVSLGGGIVSDKIRVDTIDNPILIIGLGGTGIDALLRLKYQINRRFKLPEDPISKKKREKPDNVEFLAFETNEQDRNKKYRGIGLDPLNEFVLLSNAEIGGLLQNRSILEPYITEWLSPELSITDGMNGAAGVRQAGRLLLFTKINQVVQAIDKKIKTLSVGTNKKLMVFLLSGLSGGTGSGCFLDISYIVRGIIERDYGSAGIDRVNTLGYLFTPDVNLSNKSLSEHTREYIKKNGYAALKELDYWMNVDSRGERFRQKYGNILTVNSPLPPFNLCHLISATNTEGKLLENSYDYCMNVTAENITNFMASEEKQSGEEFAIHDYISNIRTNIAQMNRAYPANYEYNIIGASSAVLPIEEMTTYLGYRLFQKMEKMFQKAPSQEEVEKFARKLGVDLDTMVKTFESRVPEPLPGFENSERLSYNNVIKMQVVNMDTELEQTFLARAREEYIKAKKQLPGEIVGSFTDQIRRMFLHPEQGPFYVSRLIYTEKGFCLLKMLLSYIETLRENLHHIPRDIEAAQEQANERLGDAKSAFISKDKKKNMYIEAKIHEYWLHADVERTEQMIEFYEDLYQLLNQENNRIYSVFTEILNALNSIFEKNGDILINGEEQADHKGNRTYYWNIVSVPDISKVISNIMDQKEVDDLIRDFSLELLNHSNQWIKEQELDIVSSISDFLSDKFGDLITQSMEEFLVMKFGNDESIDKFVERQIASKLDDEAVPVFHLSNSSGNLHFPRWGFVSVPVQAPSILKGIRNYQNNAVGKSNFTVKESEVKNRIFWLNTHNGVPLFVYTPLKVYEESYERTILDKEGIGRHLVQTDKANWTYLPSPIPEQSWGDTYQNERVQKYNARVRAEFERGSRFKTVIEKGMDDNTSNRYAVVFTKPFNLADMLQGYDLQLQAAKPNLGEVKRAYLDLKRLLEEGLEPVETKDIFGSMNEDLAKDNLIRSPELIARIREELAKYEAIEAKMAEFEQILSQHQDEEKWQDQFIEALYTGTICKKGALYVYDRDEEEEAWEPFANLMKSRDYVEYEVYEHFRGLDEKSRGTLLRKSARRAAEMTATEDVAPLLAKLDELYAAFLEARERLEYEKIELANGEDTYQFYKQLTTKLNAIRRKLK